The sequence TGCAGGTTAACTCTCTGATTGCAGAGATGGTCGATGTGTTCAGACGGTCGGCTCAGGGCGGCGGATCAGAGCATCAAGCTGCCATTCCAAGAGAAGCTCACGGTGACGTCTGCAGcggaaacaacagcaaaacaacCCTGGTGTTCTGTCTGGTGTGCGTCTTCTTTATTTTCTCCCACATGAATCAAGACGCTGCTCTGAGTGCAGGGACTGCTGGAAACATTCTGGAAGTCATCCAAGACATTCGACTGAAGATGGAGGAGGTCCGGCTCTCAGTGCAGCTCAGTGAAGACTCAGAGGGGGAGTTGGAGCAGAAAGTTGCTGAGGTGATGAAGAAGGAAATTCCCAAAGTGCTCATCAGGGAGGAGCTGATGAGGGTCCAGCGCTACGCTGTGGATGTGACCTTTGATCCCGATACGTCGTATCCCCAACTCATCCTGTCTGATGACCGAAAACAAGTGAGATGCTGTCACTCCAAGTGGAAGCTCTCAGACAACCCGAAGGGATTTACTTATTCACCTGTTTATGTTTTAGGAAAGCAGAGAATCTCCTCTGGCAAATTTTACTTTGAAATTCAGGTTAAGGGAAAAACCGACTGGACTTTAGGAGTCGCCAAAGAGTCGATGAACAGGAAGGGAGACGTCCACCGATGCCCTCAGAGTGGTTACTGGACCATATGGATGAGAAATAAAGATGAATACAGGGCTCTAGCTGGCCCTCCGGTCCGTCTCTCCCTTCGGTCTCGTCCTGAGaaggtgggggtgtttgtggaTTATGAGGAGGGTGTTGTCCTCTTTTATGATGTGGATGCTGCGGCTCTGATCCACTCCTTTACCGGCTGCTTCTTCACCGAGAGACTACTCCCCTTCTTTGATCCAGGCCGTAATGATGATGGTGAAAACTTTGCCCCTCTGATCATCACCTCAGTCAGTCCCACTTAGTAAAACAATACATATAAAAATTCATTCGGATCAGTTTAAAGTTACAATGTGAATCAAAGGACCACACACTGATACATCACCCGGTGATGAAGGATCCTGTAAGTAATTAGAAAGTAAAATGCAtgcacgtttttcttttttcttgcagTGTTAGAAGCAGGAGCTCTTcctgcaaataaaaacaatgactTATGTGTGTTTTAAAGATTCTATACCCTCTGTAGAATAATTCAATCCACATTTGACCTTGTGATTTTCACACAGAACCGAATCTAATGTCATCTACCTGCATTTTTTCTGCAAATAGGAATAAAGATGATTGAAGTCTCGCCATTTGACTTGTATTATACTTATCTATTAAGCTTTTCTCAATATAAAGGTTAAACTaagatttatttattatctTTGTCTTATACCATTGGAAAAATATCTATTGATGTTGTTTAGGCGTGTATCAATATAACATCAGCATGGGGCCCACCAAGATAGTTTATACATAGGGCTCAGAATTTCGTGCTACACCTCTGGTTCCATCTATTAGAATTAATCAAACTTAGTCAGTGTTGTGCAGAATTTAATGACGACATCATACAGATGATCTATGTAAAAGCGCCTCAAACAGTCTGACGTCGTTGGTCATTGTTATAGTTATTtatattaactttttttttaacgtagTAGCGAATGGCTTCCCTGGTGGTCTAGTGgttaggattcggcgctctcaccgccgcggcccgggttcgattcccggtcagggaactACCTTTTTGTTCGGCTTCGTTGCAAAAAAGAACTTTTGTCTAATAATGTACATTAGGATACTGACATCAGTTGTAGCTCACGATGCCGAAGAAACACGCCGTCAAACACGTTTCTGATGTGTCGTTAATCTACAGTGATTACCATTAGACGCAAGTGTATGGGATCACATAAGGGTCAGAAAGATTTTGCACTGTACAATGATGTTCACATGTGTAacgttttgaagttgtaaaaacaatttatgcatgtgtaacaaaagttgtgtatgtgtaaaacatatttgtatctgtgggaacattttgtgcatgtgtaaaactAAATCCGTCAGACACACAAATTTCCCACCTTCAAGTGCGACCCTGAAGTTACAAGTTTACAAAACTCAAGTTACAAGTACGAATTTTGACCCGGTTTTGACGCCTGAGTGAATAGCCAATCAGCACGTTGCATATTGACTTGCCAGTCGAGTACTATTATTTTTACAGCctattcatttcattttttgattttaataaaacaaaatgtttttctaACAGACTGACAATAATGCCAAACTGAACCGCACTCATTAAAGTTGTGACTCGCTCTGCTTGTACTGATAATAATCACAAATTACTCTGATCACCGTCGATTTCATTGCACACAAGTGAGAGAAACTCCTGCTGCTTGACGTGCAATCAGCGGAGTCAGTGTGGAGGCGACAGAAGCAGAGCTCACCAGATGCTTCTTTTGTCACTATAAAAACGGTATATCCTTACTTACTCAGGCTATCCACTACAAAATTTCTTCAGTTTAATCCGTGAGTATCAAAAAGACTAACCGCATCGCATAACTTtgttacacacatgcacaaacaattTTACAACTTCAAGATCCCATACTGTACAACATTCACAGAAACAGTGTACATTGTCTGATAAATGGTGAATTTCTGACAGTTGGTTGTCTTTAGCTTATTGAGGTGCATAATGCATCTGTTTGTTGTACAAATAATATTTGTAATGTGTTTCATAAAtgtgaaaattaaataaaaacaacctccttcgagccggattcgaaccagcgacctaaggatcaCTGATATATAtacacctacagtcctccgctctaccaactgagctatcgaaggggcTCAGCTCCCAAACACACCGGGTCGTTTTAAATATACACACATGTCCGCCATGTTGTATAGTTTCCACATTGTTTTCTTTCACCTTAAaataatactatgtaacatttcttccttaaaaaaacagcttgaaaaaaattgtgcggctagaatgagttttaatattacgattggcctgtctcctatgccctttgggggtctgagttggaaaaactgcgctatgtaactttgctggaccggcccagGAGCGTGTATCCTCTTTCCAACCCAGTTTAGACAAAACCACGCCCACTTCCGCAGTACGGAAGCCTAGTCGGGAAGCGAGAGACTGACCCAATAGAAACTAGTATGAGAACGCGCAGCGCAAAGTCTCTATCATTTACCCTGTGTACTTACTTATGTTGCcataatggctgtgtgctgAATTATTTTGAGGAGACAGCAAATTTACACTGTTACACTGTTATACAAGCTGCACAGTCAATACTTTACATTGTAGCAAAGTGTAATTTCTTAAGGATTGTCCCATAAAAAGACAGATtcaattttgttaaaaaaatgtcGACGTTGTACTTACTTCTGTGATATACTGTACTTATTGTCTGTTTCTTTTAAATGCTTTAATGCTTGCCTTTAATATCGTTTAATTGCCTCCCAAAATGAATtcaagaatataaaaaaatatgatgGGAGATAATCGCGTCTTAGAATATGTAACAGAGTGGCGTAGTACACCAAACTACGCTGTCTGCCATGACAATTTATTAACATTACTAAAATATTCGGGTATGATAGGAGATAATCGCTAGAATATTTAACAGAAAGTGACCAGTCAAGCACGCGAAACAAACTGTCAtgacaataaattaacattactAAACTGACTGCTTTACACACTAAAGATATGCGATAGCCGATAGCCTAGCACATAGGCGAGCTACGTCTTTTCGCATTTGTGATCAGAAAGACATATGCGCTCATGACAATAAATAAACATTACTAAATGACTGCTTTTACACAGTAAAGTTACGATGGCGGGCGAGCGATGATAGCGTATGGGTAGCTGCTGCTTCGCGTCGGCATACGTGGCTTCCGTACTGCGGAAGTGGGCGTGGTTTTGTCTAAACTGGGTTGGAAAAGGGATACacgcggcccgggagctgagcggaagtacttcgacttgctttctggcacacctaccgcaaaaacaaatagacccctctcacgctcccaggtataaggctaagctagcgcaacattgtcagtacgatcatcatggtaGAGGCACctaagaaacagaagaagacgttgactgatgaagcaaggaagagagagaggccgacagtgtaaccgtacactacctccaagcctgtagggggagctccataatgggctttttgagaagttacattgtattgctttaaaagtgACGTAAATGAGACTTTGTGaggccatgaaaaaaaaatgtccaacaCAGTAAATAACTTTcattcatcctttatttttttcttgtgttaATCATTCATTCTCCAGCAATTTATTTTGT is a genomic window of Odontesthes bonariensis isolate fOdoBon6 chromosome 4, fOdoBon6.hap1, whole genome shotgun sequence containing:
- the LOC142378611 gene encoding E3 ubiquitin-protein ligase TRIM21-like isoform X1 → MRASERAIKNMSAASCLLTQDHFLCSICLDVFTEPVSTPCGHNFCKSCITEPLNNDVPFHCPLCQKMFYPTPELQVNSLIAEMVDVFRRSAQGGGSEHQAAIPREAHGDVCSGNNSKTTLVFCLVCVFFIFSHMNQDAALSAGTAGNILEVIQDIRLKMEEVRLSVQLSEDSEGELEQKVAEVMKKEIPKVLIREELMRVQRYAVDVTFDPDTSYPQLILSDDRKQVRCCHSKWKLSDNPKGFTYSPVYVLGKQRISSGKFYFEIQVKGKTDWTLGVAKESMNRKGDVHRCPQSGYWTIWMRNKDEYRALAGPPVRLSLRSRPEKVGVFVDYEEGVVLFYDVDAAALIHSFTGCFFTERLLPFFDPGRNDDGENFAPLIITSVSPT
- the LOC142378611 gene encoding E3 ubiquitin-protein ligase TRIM21-like isoform X2; translation: MSAASCLLTQDHFLCSICLDVFTEPVSTPCGHNFCKSCITEPLNNDVPFHCPLCQKMFYPTPELQVNSLIAEMVDVFRRSAQGGGSEHQAAIPREAHGDVCSGNNSKTTLVFCLVCVFFIFSHMNQDAALSAGTAGNILEVIQDIRLKMEEVRLSVQLSEDSEGELEQKVAEVMKKEIPKVLIREELMRVQRYAVDVTFDPDTSYPQLILSDDRKQVRCCHSKWKLSDNPKGFTYSPVYVLGKQRISSGKFYFEIQVKGKTDWTLGVAKESMNRKGDVHRCPQSGYWTIWMRNKDEYRALAGPPVRLSLRSRPEKVGVFVDYEEGVVLFYDVDAAALIHSFTGCFFTERLLPFFDPGRNDDGENFAPLIITSVSPT